From the Leptospira biflexa serovar Patoc strain 'Patoc 1 (Paris)' genome, one window contains:
- a CDS encoding GAF domain-containing protein: MGLLDRAEEINKTSEAKVSSSPTPKKESPSLLKKAEHFREEELPNHQSLAEPVTVSDSDSDWLEDAISDTLATEIGDLPNPDGEEEFDLSDIPELTDSDFGDLSESHDDWKENPVSNLEDDLDSIHDETNPYEPVEPDLGDDLVERDYHDDLLEADAPLPEVNLFDEWENEAKKEAAKQPLRQSKEDPAPIGEEVLFDDESDFGTAPMSYHLASKKRIENYQAIFEITKEIASSKEFSDFFDNLVYSLIGQVGCQSVVILTSTNPKNLKWEAIAAQGIQSKDSWYLTPGDEIYARISDSETVIYAGEFKSSRLPNRELNLLKEMESEILVPIRHGDKCFGVLSLGKLINGEEYITDDLEFAKIVGDIAGSVFERVSEFEAINDELVHAKEVIEINESVLQFARDFSKVRKMDEAYDFLIDNIKNKLGVKQFSFLVLDSETRSDYIVFGSNFILPERTKDFRLSKDSDIIGMVSNVSGVYKLENFREDSELKSIFTNDELGIMSEFTILPIINLNWLVGMVIIHSTGSAWTDTTRDVAVSLLETSAPVFANLLILQEKEALFRNPFNPLESRILLEIEKASTLKASFTVSLFKIQNVSRMIHLVGTGTFARYADTLRKTMMDHISELDFFTRVGQGKFVLVLHGKDKEETDVVIKKIKSSFAKKEEAIIGNFRASYRVLTLAYPHDTKDKNQFLEMVEEA; the protein is encoded by the coding sequence TGATTGGTTAGAAGATGCGATTTCTGATACACTGGCTACCGAAATTGGAGACTTACCAAATCCAGACGGAGAAGAAGAATTTGATTTAAGTGATATCCCAGAATTAACAGATTCCGACTTCGGAGATTTGAGTGAAAGCCATGATGATTGGAAAGAAAATCCTGTATCCAATTTAGAAGACGATTTGGATTCCATTCATGATGAAACAAATCCATATGAACCAGTTGAACCTGATTTAGGTGATGACCTTGTCGAACGTGATTACCATGATGATTTATTAGAAGCGGATGCACCTCTTCCTGAAGTCAATTTATTTGATGAATGGGAAAACGAAGCCAAAAAAGAAGCCGCCAAGCAACCGTTACGTCAATCAAAAGAAGACCCAGCTCCGATTGGCGAAGAAGTATTATTTGATGATGAGTCCGATTTTGGAACTGCACCGATGTCTTACCATCTAGCGTCCAAAAAACGGATCGAAAATTACCAAGCCATATTTGAAATCACAAAGGAGATTGCTTCTTCCAAAGAGTTCTCAGATTTTTTTGATAATCTAGTTTATAGTTTAATCGGGCAAGTTGGTTGCCAATCTGTTGTTATTTTAACATCTACCAATCCAAAGAATTTGAAATGGGAAGCAATCGCCGCGCAAGGGATCCAATCAAAAGACTCTTGGTATCTGACACCAGGTGACGAAATTTATGCACGGATTTCTGATTCCGAAACAGTAATTTACGCAGGTGAGTTTAAGTCTTCACGTTTACCAAACAGAGAATTGAATTTGTTGAAAGAAATGGAATCTGAGATTCTTGTCCCCATTCGACATGGTGACAAATGTTTCGGAGTATTATCACTCGGAAAACTCATCAATGGTGAAGAATACATTACAGATGATTTAGAATTTGCTAAAATTGTTGGTGATATTGCCGGTTCTGTTTTTGAAAGAGTTTCGGAATTTGAAGCCATCAATGATGAATTGGTGCATGCCAAAGAAGTCATTGAAATCAATGAATCTGTTCTACAATTTGCACGTGACTTTTCCAAAGTTCGTAAGATGGATGAAGCTTATGACTTTTTAATTGATAACATCAAAAACAAATTAGGTGTAAAACAGTTTTCCTTTTTAGTCCTAGATTCAGAAACCAGATCCGATTATATTGTGTTTGGATCAAATTTCATATTACCAGAACGAACAAAAGACTTCCGACTCAGTAAAGATTCGGATATCATTGGGATGGTTTCCAATGTTTCAGGAGTGTATAAGTTAGAGAATTTCAGAGAGGACTCTGAATTAAAATCTATTTTCACAAATGACGAATTGGGTATTATGAGCGAATTTACGATACTCCCAATTATCAACTTAAACTGGTTAGTTGGTATGGTCATCATCCACTCGACAGGTTCTGCTTGGACAGATACAACTCGAGATGTGGCAGTGTCGTTATTGGAAACATCAGCTCCAGTGTTTGCCAATTTACTAATCCTCCAGGAAAAAGAAGCACTTTTTAGAAACCCATTCAATCCACTGGAATCAAGGATTTTATTGGAAATTGAGAAGGCATCAACTCTCAAAGCATCATTTACTGTTTCCTTATTCAAAATCCAAAATGTTTCCAGAATGATCCATCTAGTTGGCACAGGTACATTTGCTCGTTATGCAGATACATTAAGAAAAACAATGATGGATCACATCAGCGAATTGGATTTTTTTACACGGGTTGGACAGGGCAAATTTGTTTTAGTTTTACATGGGAAAGACAAAGAAGAAACAGATGTTGTGATCAAAAAAATCAAATCATCTTTTGCGAAAAAAGAAGAAGCCATCATTGGGAATTTCCGGGCAAGTTACCGTGTATTAACTTTGGCATATCCACATGATACAAAGGACAAAAATCAATTTTTGGAAATGGTTGAAGAAGCCTAA